The genomic stretch tactactatcctaactcgtaatatacgctttcgccatcctattagatttagaaaagctttttgaaaacaacatagttaataaaatgcttgtcttatgaagtcgttatctatttaaatctcctaatctcaaactctcgctctgttgactcggaacatgctaatatccctaacgtacgctttcgccatcccgcgcgggtgtaaaaacactttttgaaaataaataagttctaattagttttaatacgctttcgccatccttaaaactaatgtcctatgtctactatccagttaaagatctcaaactttcgctctattgattttaacctttgaccgtcttaacccctcaaactttcgctctattggttttaagacttactaaataaattagacatacaaaccaaaaacaagtgacatttaataaaacataattaagccaatttatttcggatccctacggttaaattactttacataccgacatctaaataaattagccagacatattaatatggttaaacatgcataaataaattcggttcataatattaggcatattaaatggcatacaatatatcatgcaaataaatataaataaaggcggtaaataataaacctgaataaaattaatctggaataaatctttagatcttcaagtactcgaacctccaccacaaatcggttggattgttcttcgataaattcttcgatcaaataattataaaaacaaggaaataaaataatatgatctaacgtaaggttagatccagtaaaaggttcacaacaatttccggtggagaaattgttgtgagaaaagatgaacgGGATAGAAAATAACTGCTGGAAacataatgctgaaaataaaatacTGGAATAAAAATAATACGAAAGCTTAAAACTAAAATGTTGATCCTTGCTGAAAAACTCGGACACTGGAAACTGAAGTATCAGTCTCCTTTTATAGCTGAGCGTAGGCAGTTTCGTTCCGTGAATATAGCACCTTCTGACGCAGAcatgggagacgcacgtctccacttcttcaggaagactaggcaaacagacttgagacgtgcgtctcaagtggagcttTTTTAGGGagggttggagacgggcgtctcctcttcaTGACGTGGCAAGGAgcattggagacgggcgtctccatgtgCTGAAGTGGTTGTttccagctccttcgtgggctgggcttccaTCTTTAGGCGtttgggtcttctttgcacccctttcttacttcagcacccctttttcatcttttaagcataaatagtagtggatttagctccatttcttctccttttcacaaatagtcctcaaaacgaacataaaacctaaaacaatgaaaataccagcataataccgacataaagcaacataattaagataaaatagggaaataatatatgtaaatcaagccaaatatgtgatacattttcgtgttatcacatATAAATAAAGGTCTATTCTTTCATATTTTCACATCCAAAAAAGTGATATCTCTATCTGACctctcacactctctctctctaaaaataTTGTCGACTTTCTCTTACTTTAATTTAGTCAAAGCGCTTCGAGAAAGTCTTTGTGTTTAAGAGTTTACTTCCACCACTTTTCTAAAAAGAGATCTTCCGTAAACACATCACCACCATTAATGGTTGTAGGCAGTGGCGAAACCAGAAAATTATGAAGACTGGGCAAAGATGATTCTTTGAAATACCTCTAGTGAAAGATCATAGTTTTTGGATACTTTTTCGGCCAAATAAGTAAGTGGAGGAGGACCAAGGCAATATTATGTTAGATAAAACAGAACACAAtaattcataattattattttcatacaTTTCCTATATTAGATAACAAAGGAAAGTTATAACTACAGATTTTTGCAACAAGATTGCGATCCAATATAACATCATCAATTTTGAGATTGTTTAAATATATACACCACGCACAACTCCTGTATGCAAAATCAGGATTCCCTTTACTCCTTCAATTGCAGCTACTATGCGTTGTGTCCAATTCAGTGACTTTATAGTGTGCTCGCCTGTCAAAAACATGCAACAATAACAATTGTTTAGGATAAAGCATAACAAAAATGACATTGTTGTCtcaaacttcaatctaaaaaattattatacCAAATGTCCAACTCTTGAGTTTGCATGAAGTTTTGAGTGTTTATCTATTTTTCATTCTGATACATGTTATAACAACATAGGATTCATTTTTCAATTGACCTTTGTACATCTGAAAAAAATTTACACATGCTTGATTTGAAAGAAATTCGGCTTAGGCATTTCGTCAAGCATTTGGTGGGCAAGATGTTAAATGGTTTATACGACGCCAATTATCCATCAATTTTCCAACCACAATTGACCACAACACGATAATAGCAACTCGGACCTGCAACCaagataattcaagagaaaaaaaataaaagaacatggTTCAGACATTTCACCAAACACTTGGTGTGCATAGCACACAATGATAAATTCAGCAACAATTCTTCACCGATTCATAAACTACAACCTGCAACAAGAATGAATAACAACACAACAATGATTTTGCATCGAAAATCGAGcttaaaagtgaaagaaaaagaagaagaagaagaagaagaagaagaagagaagtcGCGACGATTTGACATCTAAACACGATCATTGTTCCGCGACTACGACCACCAATTCCCAACGGCCGGAGTGTGAACGTGCCACAACGATTTTTGTTCTTTTCAGCCGCCATGTTTCGATTTCAAGAAGAATGTGAATTATTGAGTGAGTGAGAGAGGTAGATACAATTGTCTCTGATACTTCCTGGGTCAGTTTCGATTTCCTGAGTGAGAGAGACCATTGCGATGAGATTCGTGAGTGCACTGGCTTCGCCTATGGTTGTAGGTTTGAACTATGAAAAGatagatttaaaatttttatttagagttttgattttgaatCGTGGGAAACAATAAATAATGATTTGTTTATCCCTAACAAATATCTAAGAGTTAAGAATTAGAATCAGAAATCGAATTCAGACCTTAAATCAAGAGATGAGAGTGTTTATAACTTTTAGGAAAAATCAAAGAAGGAAGAAATTATAGAGAATTGAATGAATTAGTTCAATAACTTAAAGATGAAGCCAGAAGCTCAAATCCCGAAGAATTCTCGACAACTTTATCAAACACCTACAAGACAAGTCATATAGTTTCCTTCAAAATAACAGTCTCAACAGTTGAACAATCTTTAATGGATTCAACATCAAATGAAGGAACTTCATCTGTAAGAAGGTATGATGAAGAAGAAGCCTCATCTAGTGTAATATTTGAGACAAGAAGAGAGAACGTAGCCTCTAAAAATGATGAAGGGTCACCCTCAAGaagaacctttgaaaaatctTCTTCCAACAAAGAAGATGAAATCTGTTTGAAAATATCTCATGAACAAGATGGCCATAAGGTAACAAAGTTATCGTACAATCTGCTATTTAAAGTAAGTGTTAAGTTAATTGAAGAAAATGATAAGATTAAAAAGCGTAACTTAGACCTTAAGGATTATCTTGGGTTCCTAGAGAGAAACAATGAAACTATTAGGCTCAAAATCGCTAATATTAGAAACTCAAGTGGAACATGTCACACTCGTGTCTCGATGAAAAAGGAAGTAACAGATCTACATGAAACCCTAAGTAAATTTaataagagaaaagaaaattttaactTGATCCTATCAAGTCAAAGGTCTTCCTTAAATGAAACTGGATTAGGGTTTGAATCCGATATGACACATACTAATAAATTAAATAGGAAGAAAGTGAATCGACTTGTTTATAAATGCTCTCATTTCAATAGATTCAGCCATattgatttgttttattttattatatttaaagggTCTAAAGGTAGTAACTCCGGACCTTTTAGAATTGCTTCCGCACCGGGACTCAAGAAAATTTGGATACCCAAGCTAAAACTCTAATATGTTTTTGAAAGGATGATTTGCAGCTTTTATGAAGCCTTAATGCATATATGTATAAATTGTATATAATAAGGTAATATAATTGATACACCTTAATTCTAACTAATTCTTAACACTCTATtagttcggatatgcatattcgaaaactCCCCGAAGACGAAATATTGGGttattttatatatacatatccgaaagctctctgaaaataaaatattgaatattttcaTATATGCATATCTGAATTCGGGGAATAATATTGAAATTTTGTCAGGAGCCCCTCTAAAAAAACTCTCTTGAATAATTATGCTTTATAGATAGCCTAAGTAGATTGACCATAATGTAATTTTGATGCCTTTGTTAAAAGTTGCATCACGTTGGCACATGTATACAACTATCTAAGGTTGCAGACATATCTGAGTCATTAAATCTATGATGAGGGACTTGAAAGAATCAACTTCAACATCTAGTAACCATTTATCAAAAGCAAAATAGTGAACCTTCAACGCAAATTTATCAAGTAACAATTGAACAAACTCATCAATTGATAATTCAAAATGTTCAGCACAATGATTCTTGTACCACAAACAAACTTACACCTATATAGTTTCCTACAACAAAGTTCATCCCATTTTACCACAACACTTGTAGACAATGTTGCAAACTTTCTACCATTAGCACATTCACATGGAAAACAGTTCCACCACATACAAATAAAAAAGGCAAAAGCCATGCCTTGACAATCATATGAGTGCTGATGATTCAATAAACCATCTTCTAAAAATCACTTTCTTCAATCTCACTTCCATAAGATATGGAGCTATTATTTACACTCGGTTCCGAGCTAGCCGTGCTGCTTGTCGCATGTGGCGAATCAGAAAAACTAACTGTCCCGCTCTTTGATGAACTTCCTGATCGTATACTGTATGTAGACACAGCTGGAATGCTCGTCACGTGTGGCCGCATATTACCATGAACGCTTCGCCTTATGTCCTGCATAAGaaaaatcaacaacaaattgTAACATTTTCTTTGATATTTACTGTTGTAGGTAACAACAAATAAGTAATGGAGTTATGAATATACCATATGCCTCATTGCCATATCTAAAGATTTCTTTGAAAGTGTGCTTCCGAATCCAGTGCTACTAGATGAAGACGATTTTCCATAAGAATTGTTGTTAGCAGAAGGATCGTCGTGCTTTGGTGGTGCAAGTTTTCTCATGTTTACTACTCTTTCGACCATTTTTGTCCCGATTATAACAGGACTTTCTTCATCACCATCGGTGAAACGAGCTCTACTCAAAGCATGCATGGAGCTATGATTATTATGAGGAAGCCTGGTTGTAGGGTGTCCTTTCGAAGGTGTGATTGACTTTCTTCTAGATTTTGCATTGCTAGTCACCTCAACAGAAGCTGATCTCGAATTTGGAACTCCGGGTCTATTTCTAGTGACTGAAGCCGGCCTTTCTGGCAACAACGTCTTCAAATTCGGAGGAGCTTCATTAGAAAATCCAGCAATTTGTGGGGGTTTCCACGGTCTAGATTTTACGGCTGGAGAGATGCCACGTGATTGCACCGGACTCTTCACAACAACAACAGGGCGTGCTTTTGATGCTGACGAAGGTCGAGCCGAAGGAGCAGATACTCCAAATGCCCTTGACGGAGTTGATGATCGAATACTTGGAGTTATTGATCTTTGAGATGTCTTAGGAGCTGTCACGGAAGGCTTTGAAGTAGGCGTTGAAGCCCTCGAAGCGGATCTAGTAGGAGTTGACGTTCTCACCGGTGGAGCTGTTGACTTAGTAGAAGCTACCGTGGCTCGGGAGGTAGGCGTAGATGGCCTAGACGATTTGGTTATTGACGGTAATATTGGCCTTCCAGATggagttgaagaccttgaagtaGCTGGAGATGGACCTCGTGACGATGAAATTCTCTTACTGCTATTAATGGAAGAACTTAGTCCTGTCATTGCTGCATGATTCTTAGAAACTACATTGCTTCTTGAAGTAGGTTCTGTTTGGATATTCGATACCTGCAACACATGATACATCATAATGAGTTGAAAACCAAATCAACCAAAAATCACATAATATGAGACGGAGCGATCTAAGTTCTTACCCTTGGTTTTAAAGCAGTTGGACGAGAATTGCGTGTCTCCGTTTCACTCTTTACTGATATCTGTGATTCCTTGTCCAAAGTAGGGAAAAGTGGTGTATCTGGCGGAGTAAGAAGCCTGATAATATAAAAACTCTTGTCAGTATGAAGGAAAAAGTTCTAATGGACAAAAATTGCAATACAAAATAGAAATTCAGAAACTCAGAATCTGGTAAAATACATGCTATAATAAGACTCTATTGACTACTGTTTATGTGAATGTTATACAAATCGATTATTTTCTACATTAGGGGTTTCCAGTCTCTGAAAATTAAATAGAAGACAAGCTCAAGCAAACAAAACAGCCAGTATATGATGTATTGAAAAATTTGCATTTGAAATCAACCCTGATTAGATTAATATTAAAGTGCTTACAGATTCTTTTTATAGGTATGAAATTAATCTCAGAAGAGGAAGTTACATCCTTTGGAGAAAACGCTCATAGCACCATAATTAACAAGgatttcaaaaaagaaaatcacTATGCTCCATTGATTGAAGATGAATATGATTAATTAAGATATAAAATATTTGAGAAGCGGTTTAATGATCAATCTCTATCACTTATAATGATGATAAACACATCAACATAAAGGCTTTCTAGAAGAGAAGTTAGAGGTGAAGCCTCAATTGTCATTATCAAAACCTCAAAAATACTTTTCAGCTAAAGAAGTTATCTCAAATGGGGACCCCTCAAAAACAACAATCATGCAAGCTTCAGCTATGAAGTATGAACCAACCACAAACACAGACATGGACA from Vicia villosa cultivar HV-30 ecotype Madison, WI unplaced genomic scaffold, Vvil1.0 ctg.001941F_1_1, whole genome shotgun sequence encodes the following:
- the LOC131637200 gene encoding uncharacterized protein LOC131637200, with the protein product MVMKERDEELALFLEMRRREKENEKNNLLLFQNSDELDFSNLESNHENSMVSDMVSSVPPKKTVVEEFLNSENDKSDYEWLLTPPDTPLFPTLDKESQISVKSETETRNSRPTALKPRVSNIQTEPTSRSNVVSKNHAAMTGLSSSINSSKRISSSRGPSPATSRSSTPSGRPILPSITKSSRPSTPTSRATVASTKSTAPPVRTSTPTRSASRASTPTSKPSVTAPKTSQRSITPSIRSSTPSRAFGVSAPSARPSSASKARPVVVVKSPVQSRGISPAVKSRPWKPPQIAGFSNEAPPNLKTLLPERPASVTRNRPGVPNSRSASVEVTSNAKSRRKSITPSKGHPTTRLPHNNHSSMHALSRARFTDGDEESPVIIGTKMVERVVNMRKLAPPKHDDPSANNNSYGKSSSSSSTGFGSTLSKKSLDMAMRHMDIRRSVHGNMRPHVTSIPAVSTYSIRSGSSSKSGTVSFSDSPHATSSTASSEPSVNNSSISYGSEIEESDF